The proteins below are encoded in one region of Pseudoduganella armeniaca:
- a CDS encoding type VI secretion system Vgr family protein produces MNALSDFLRLPRDLVTDNRPLRLRIDHPRMLMEDVLLPQRVEGMESICGGFEYRVLCVALDAFLPLKEFIALPAAIDFVTDTGELRTVAGIVTQACSGDSDGGLASYQVVIRDALAVMEKRINTRIFRNKNEVDIVQLLVGEWQHMSQVLATQFRLEVDPMVGMADYPQREFTMQHNESDAAFIRRLLKRRGINWHFTPDVAKEYVAHCMVLWNHPDSCRPNAAGTVRYHRDGATEERDSITSWRGVRTLQAASVTRHSWNYAEPYAQALMSVTAESHVRNSFAGVSATLNDYQVVMPHVGDSHGDLMALGTLAMQRHDYETKCFQGEGSVRAFRVGEYFTLADHAEIDRHAPDEREFIITELHVTARNNLPQQLAARVEGMFQRSRWPTVDMAGEQRSKLRFTAVRRGIDIVPAYDVRTDLPVVHTQSAVVVGPEGEDVHCDEQGRVKVRFPGTREQDHTHAYGTSGASDTERDSAWIRVASSWAGEGPAPLSQCGTVSLPRVGSEVLVTFLGGDPDKPVIVGQLYNGKGHPPALSVNGTLPGNRYLSGMRSKEVKQGGRGNQLRFDDTAGQISAQLASDHAESQLNLGYLTQPRRAGFGEERGQGAELRSQKHVAVRGIEGVLVTAESSDGKTGRHLDRPDLLRVAEGLEKLAKELAARATDHAGDKPDGDALAQLFATLRELEQQGRPVVALSGPAGIVAGSGANIALGAVTDIDVVSAKSTHVAAGETATIRAAQGLSLFANEGGAKLTAASGKVSIQAQDEQLELLAKKVLEIISTTDWITIKAKKGVRINGGGTELELSAGGIKGYTSGKHHMYAADHHTFPGQDKPQQFPGETPVHKICVPCLLIAAQAHSPFAPSK; encoded by the coding sequence ATGAATGCCCTCAGCGATTTCCTGCGACTGCCCCGCGACCTGGTCACGGACAACCGCCCGCTGCGCCTGCGCATCGATCACCCGCGCATGCTGATGGAGGATGTGCTGCTGCCGCAGCGGGTCGAGGGCATGGAGTCGATCTGCGGCGGCTTCGAGTACCGGGTGCTGTGCGTGGCCCTCGACGCCTTCCTGCCGCTGAAGGAATTCATCGCGCTGCCAGCCGCGATCGACTTCGTCACGGACACGGGCGAGCTGCGCACCGTTGCCGGCATCGTCACGCAAGCGTGCAGCGGCGACAGCGATGGCGGCCTGGCGAGCTACCAAGTGGTCATCCGCGATGCGCTGGCGGTGATGGAAAAGCGCATCAACACGCGCATCTTCCGTAACAAGAACGAGGTGGACATCGTCCAGCTGCTGGTCGGCGAGTGGCAGCACATGAGCCAGGTGCTGGCCACCCAGTTCCGTCTCGAGGTGGACCCGATGGTCGGCATGGCGGACTATCCCCAGCGCGAGTTCACGATGCAGCACAACGAGTCCGATGCCGCCTTCATCCGGCGGCTGCTGAAACGCCGCGGCATCAACTGGCATTTCACACCGGATGTAGCCAAGGAATACGTGGCGCACTGCATGGTGCTGTGGAACCATCCGGACAGCTGCCGGCCCAACGCCGCCGGTACGGTACGCTACCACCGCGATGGCGCGACCGAGGAGCGCGACAGCATCACCAGCTGGCGCGGCGTGCGCACGCTGCAAGCGGCCAGCGTCACACGGCACAGCTGGAATTATGCGGAACCGTATGCCCAGGCGTTGATGAGCGTGACGGCGGAAAGCCACGTCAGGAATTCATTCGCTGGCGTCAGCGCCACGCTGAACGATTACCAGGTCGTGATGCCGCACGTGGGCGACAGCCACGGCGACCTGATGGCGCTGGGGACGCTGGCGATGCAGCGCCACGATTACGAAACCAAGTGCTTCCAGGGCGAGGGCAGCGTGCGCGCCTTCCGTGTTGGCGAGTACTTCACGCTGGCCGATCATGCGGAGATCGACCGCCACGCGCCGGACGAGCGCGAGTTCATCATCACCGAACTGCACGTCACGGCGCGGAACAACCTGCCGCAGCAACTGGCTGCCCGCGTCGAAGGCATGTTCCAGCGCAGCCGCTGGCCGACCGTCGACATGGCGGGCGAACAGCGTTCGAAACTCCGCTTTACGGCAGTCCGTCGCGGCATCGACATCGTGCCCGCCTACGACGTGCGCACCGATCTGCCGGTAGTGCATACGCAAAGCGCTGTCGTGGTGGGACCGGAAGGCGAGGACGTGCATTGCGACGAGCAGGGCCGCGTCAAGGTGCGTTTCCCCGGCACGCGCGAACAGGACCACACGCATGCATACGGCACCAGCGGCGCCTCGGACACGGAACGCGACTCCGCATGGATCCGGGTTGCGAGCAGCTGGGCTGGCGAAGGCCCGGCGCCACTGAGCCAATGCGGTACGGTCAGCCTGCCACGCGTGGGCTCCGAAGTGCTGGTGACGTTTCTCGGCGGCGATCCGGACAAGCCCGTCATCGTCGGCCAGCTGTACAACGGCAAAGGGCACCCGCCGGCGCTGAGCGTCAACGGCACGCTGCCGGGCAACCGCTACCTGTCGGGCATGCGCTCGAAGGAGGTCAAGCAGGGAGGACGCGGCAACCAGCTGCGCTTCGACGACACGGCCGGCCAGATCAGCGCCCAGCTGGCCAGCGATCACGCGGAGTCGCAACTGAACCTGGGCTACCTGACGCAGCCGCGGCGCGCCGGCTTCGGCGAAGAGCGCGGCCAGGGCGCGGAGCTGCGCAGCCAGAAGCACGTAGCCGTGCGCGGCATCGAAGGCGTGTTGGTAACAGCCGAAAGCAGCGATGGCAAGACCGGCCGCCACCTCGACCGGCCAGATTTATTGCGTGTGGCCGAGGGGCTGGAGAAGCTGGCCAAGGAACTGGCGGCGCGCGCCACCGACCACGCCGGCGACAAGCCTGACGGCGACGCGCTGGCGCAGCTGTTCGCAACCTTACGGGAACTGGAGCAGCAGGGCCGGCCCGTGGTGGCGCTGAGCGGACCGGCGGGCATCGTGGCCGGCAGCGGTGCCAATATCGCTCTCGGCGCTGTCACCGACATCGACGTCGTCAGCGCGAAATCGACGCACGTCGCGGCCGGCGAGACCGCCACCATCCGCGCGGCGCAAGGACTGAGCTTGTTCGCCAACGAAGGCGGCGCGAAGCTGACCGCGGCCAGCGGCAAGGTCAGCATCCAGGCGCAGGACGAGCAGCTGGAGCTGCTGGCGAAGAAGGTCCTGGAAATCATCAGCACGACGGACTGGATCACGATCAAGGCCAAGAAGGGTGTACGCATCAACGGCGGCGGCACGGAGCTCGAACTGAGCGCGGGCGGCATCAAGGGCTATACGTCGGGCAAGCACCATATGTACGCGGCCGACCACCATACCTTCCCCGGCCAGGACAAGCCGCAGCAATTCCCGGGCGAGACGCCGGTCCACAAGATCTGCGTACCGTGCCTGCTGATCGCGGCGCAGGCCCACAGTCCATTCGCGCCATCGAAATGA
- a CDS encoding LysR family transcriptional regulator yields MDTRSWEMTVFARVVELGSFSAAAEKLRLTPSAVSKLVTRTEERLGVSLLQRSTRQLTLTSEGRHFHEACLRILADIDEAEAGLGSGDAAPRGLLRVNTSVPFGTHHVVPLLAAFSARYPDVTVDLSLSDALVDLQREQTDVAIRMGPLADATFRARKLGDSRRAVVASPAYLARHGTPAALADLAAHRCLNFNFRRSLDEWPFLVDGRTELLPVQGGMLTNNGETMRQLVLEGLGIARLGMFHIARDLADGRLIEVLADFNPGDLEEIHVIFRNQKHMPARVRVFIDFLVERFEGAARGWAATPA; encoded by the coding sequence ATGGACACGCGCAGCTGGGAAATGACGGTATTTGCGAGGGTCGTGGAGCTGGGCAGCTTCTCGGCCGCGGCGGAGAAGCTGCGGCTGACGCCGTCGGCCGTCAGCAAGCTCGTGACGCGCACGGAGGAGCGCCTGGGCGTTTCGCTGCTGCAGCGCTCCACGCGCCAGTTGACGTTGACCTCGGAGGGGCGCCACTTCCACGAAGCCTGCCTGCGCATCCTGGCCGACATCGACGAAGCGGAAGCGGGCCTCGGCAGCGGTGATGCCGCGCCGCGCGGCCTGCTGCGCGTGAACACCTCCGTCCCGTTCGGCACGCATCACGTGGTGCCGTTGCTGGCCGCGTTCAGCGCACGCTATCCCGATGTGACGGTGGACCTGTCGCTGTCCGACGCGCTGGTGGACCTGCAGCGCGAGCAGACCGACGTGGCCATCCGCATGGGCCCCCTGGCCGATGCCACGTTCCGCGCCCGCAAGCTGGGCGACAGCCGCCGCGCCGTCGTCGCCTCCCCAGCCTACTTGGCCCGTCACGGCACGCCGGCCGCGCTGGCCGACCTGGCGGCGCACCGCTGCCTGAACTTCAACTTCCGCCGCTCGCTGGACGAGTGGCCGTTCCTCGTCGACGGCAGGACGGAGCTGCTGCCGGTGCAGGGCGGCATGTTGACGAACAACGGCGAAACGATGCGTCAACTGGTGCTGGAGGGCTTGGGCATCGCCCGTCTGGGCATGTTCCATATCGCGCGCGATCTCGCCGACGGGCGGCTTATCGAGGTGCTGGCGGACTTCAATCCGGGCGACCTGGAAGAGATCCACGTCATCTTCCGCAACCAGAAGCACATGCCGGCGCGGGTACGGGTGTTCATCGACTTCCTGGTGGAGCGATTCGAGGGCGCCGCGCGCGGCTGGGCGGCAACACCCGCCTGA
- a CDS encoding SDR family NAD(P)-dependent oxidoreductase: protein MNLHLTGKTALVTASTAGIGNAIAAQLLEDGATVIVNGRTADAVDAAITALAQRFDAARIKPLVADMAVAGAEEIARAAYPDIDILVNNLGRYELSDFFETTDADWEAMFNFNVWSGVRLARTYMKGMLARGHGRVVFISSEVALTPMAAMAHYSASKATQLSISRSLAELTKGTAVTVNAVLPGPTETESLKGFIESVNPDLAYAEAERKFMAENRPSSLIYRLAKPAEVANVVAFLASERAAVINGAAIRAEGGTVQTIA, encoded by the coding sequence ATGAACCTGCACCTTACCGGCAAGACCGCCCTCGTCACCGCTTCCACCGCCGGCATCGGCAACGCCATCGCGGCACAGCTGCTGGAGGACGGCGCCACCGTCATCGTCAATGGCCGCACCGCCGATGCCGTCGACGCGGCCATCACGGCGCTGGCGCAACGCTTCGACGCCGCCCGCATCAAGCCGCTGGTGGCCGACATGGCCGTCGCCGGCGCCGAGGAGATCGCGCGCGCCGCCTATCCGGACATCGACATCCTCGTCAACAACCTGGGCCGCTATGAGCTGAGCGACTTCTTCGAGACCACGGACGCCGACTGGGAGGCGATGTTCAACTTCAACGTGTGGAGCGGCGTACGCCTGGCGCGCACCTATATGAAAGGGATGCTGGCGCGCGGGCATGGCCGCGTGGTGTTCATCTCCAGCGAAGTGGCGCTGACGCCGATGGCCGCGATGGCGCACTACAGCGCCAGCAAGGCGACCCAGCTGTCGATCTCGCGCAGCCTGGCCGAGCTGACCAAGGGCACCGCCGTCACTGTCAATGCCGTGCTGCCCGGCCCTACCGAGACGGAAAGCCTGAAGGGCTTCATCGAGTCGGTCAATCCGGACCTGGCTTATGCGGAGGCGGAGCGCAAGTTCATGGCCGAGAACCGGCCGTCGTCGCTGATCTATCGCCTGGCCAAGCCAGCCGAGGTAGCCAATGTCGTCGCGTTCCTGGCCAGCGAGCGCGCCGCCGTCATCAATGGCGCCGCCATCCGCGCCGAGGGCGGCACGGTGCAGACGATCGCCTGA